In Burkholderia pseudomultivorans, the DNA window GCCGTCGTTTTCGTCGTAATTGATCAGCAGCACCGTCTTGCTCCACACCTCCGGGTTCGCGGTCAGCGCATCGAGCACGGCCTGCACGTACCAGCCGCCCTGCGCGGGGCTCGACGGTCCCGGGTGCTCGCTGTAGACGGACGGCGGAATGATCCACGACACGGCCGGCAGCCTGCCGTTGCGGATGTCGTCGCTGAACGACTCGAGGAAGCCGTACGGCATCGTGTTGCCGAAGCCTTTCGCGAGCGGGCTGAGCGGGTCGTCGATCGCCGGATCGTAGAACGGGCCGGCGGCCGTCACCGGCTGCGTGATGTCGGTCGACGCGACATACACGGGCCGGCGCGCGGCCGGCATCTGCTCGATGGCCGCGCGCCAGTGGCGGAAGCTCATCATCTCGTTGCAGCCGAAGTTGTCGATCAGGCTCTGGTAGACCTTCCAGCTCACGCCGGCCTGCTGCAGCCGGTCGGCGTAGGTCGTCCAGGTCCAGCCCTGGCTCGACGGGCCGATGTCGTTGCCGCCGTTGAACTGGTTGTTCAGCGCGGCGACCTTCACGCGGCTGCCGTCGGTCGGGCTGATGCCGTTCGGGCCGTTGGTGCCGCTCCAGTAGAACAGGCGGTTCGCGATCGTGCCGGTGTGCATCCCGCAGTGGTAGTGGTCGCACAGCGTGAACGCATCGGCGAGCGCGCGCTGGAACGGCACTTCGGCTGCGTCGTAGTAGCCCATCGACAGCAGCGTCTTTGCGTCGGGCCAGCGGTTCATGCGGCCGTGGTCCCAGGCGGCCTGCGCGTCGGCCCACGTGTGCGGCGTGCCGCCCGCGCGCTGCGCGTTGCCCTGGCTCGCGTCGAGGTGATACGGCGTGCTGGTCGTGGCGGGCGTCGTCTTCGTGTAGGTCTGGTAGAACACGTCGCGGCCGTTCGGCGACGGCACCGCGAAGCGGTCGCCGTAGCCGCGCACGCCCTTGAACGTGCCGAAGTAGCTGTCGAATGCGCGGTTCTCCATCATCAGCAGTACGACGTGCTTCACGTCCTGGATGGTGCCCGTCTCGTGAAACGCGGGAATCGCGAGCGCGCGGCGGATGCTCGGCGGAAACGCGGACAGCGCGGCGGCCGAGAGGCCGGCAGCGGTGGTTTTCTGGAGAAATTTGCGGCGTGACGTCATGGCGTTCGAGTCCTGTGATGGTGGGAGCGTTCGTGACTTCGTCTGGTTGCGCCCAAGCGTCGTCCCCCCCTGGGACGGCCGCGATGCGCGTGCGTGCGGATGCGCCGGCCGCGCGCCGGATGTGCGCGCCCCACGGACGACGCGCTGCGTCGCGTGGCGGTTTCGGCCGTCGTTGCTGCCTCGTCGCTCGCGCGTTCGTGATGCGCGGGACGGGATGCCGGCACGCGCCGGCCTGGCGCATGCCGGGCAGGGCGGCGACCAGTCTAGGGAGCCGACGTGACGTCGACGTGATGGCGAGATGACATTGCATGTCGGCCGCGTGATGTTGTGTGCGCAACGAACAGCGTGCGAGTGGACGACTGCTTCCGGCGGCGAGAAATTACCGATTTTCGCAAGGCATTCGGTAAAAAATGTCCGTCCGCACGAGGCCGATGGGGCGCCATGCCGTTGCGGGCACAACCGAATCGACGACGATGATCCCGTTACGTCCGCCGCGCGCCATCGACATGCGGGGCGAACCCGTGACGACGGTGTTGCATCGGCATGAAACCGGATAAGCTCGAAGGCCTGCAGTACGCGCACCGCGGCATGCCCTTGAAAAACGATACCCTGGACGCTATCCGTCATGACCGACATCACGATCCGGCACAGCGACGCGCACGACGTCGGCGCGATCCGCAAGATCTCCGCGCAACCCGCGGTCTGCCTGAATACGCTGCAGCATCCGTTTCCGTCGTTCGAGAAATGGCAGCAGCGGCTCGAGCGCATTCGCGAACAGGGCGTGAGCCTCGTCGCCGAAATCGATGGCGTGGTGGTCGGCCATCTCGCCCTGCATACCGAATCGAACCCGCGCCGCCGTCATGTAGCCGGGCTCGGCATGATGGTCGATGCGTCGCATCACGGGCGCGGCATCGGCAGCCGTTTGCTGGCGGCCGCGATCGACCTCGCCGAGAACTGGCTGAACGTCACGCGGGTCGAGCTGACCGTGTTTGTCGACAATCGCGCGGCGATCGCGCTCTACGAAAAGCACGGCTTCCGGATCGAAGGCGAATCGCCCGAGTATGCGCTGCGCGACGGCGCGTATGCGTCCGTCCATCACATGGCGCGGCTCAGGCCGAGGCCGTGAGGCCGCGCGTCCGGTGCCTGATATTCAATTGAGAATTCGTTCGTTTTCAACCGGCTGCCTGCATCGTATCGTCGAACGATTTGCCGGCCGTCGCGACAGGCGCGCGACGCGCCTTCCCGCCATCGTCTTTTCAACGGAACCCGCTTCGATGAAAACCGTTCTCCGGACTCTGACCGCCGCCTGCCTGTTCGCCGCGTCGGGCGCGGCCTTCGCCACCACTGCACCACAGGACGCCGTCGCGGCGAGCCCATCGCCGCAGCGCGCCCATCTGCCGCCCGGCATCGCGTGGCACCAGGGCGACGTCGACGACGCCTTCGCGCTCGCGAAGCGCAGCGGCAAGCCGCTGCTGCTTTACTGGGGCGCGGTGTGGTGCCCGTCGTGCAACCAGGTGAAGTCGACGATCTTCAGCCAGCAGGCGTTCAAGACGCGCTCGTCGCTGTTCGTGCCCGTGTATCTCGACGGCGACACCGAGAGTGCGCAGAAGCTCGGCGAGCGCTTCAAGGTGCACGGCTATCCGACGATGATCCTGTTCCGTCCCGACGGCGCCGAGGTGACGCGGCTGCCGGGCGAGGCCGATCTCGACCGCTACATGCAGGCGCTGTCGCTCGGCATGACCGCCGCGCATCCGGTGCGGCAGACGCTCGCGAGCGCGCTGAAGGACGGCGCATCGCTGACGCCGGACGAATGGCGCCTGCTGGCCGACTACTCGTGGGATACCGACGGCGCGCTGCCGGTGCCGGCCGATCGCGTCGCGCAGACCTTGCAGACGCTGTCGCAGCGCGCGCGTGCTGCCGGCGCCAAGGCCGAGGCGGCGCGCTTCGCGCTGAAGGCGGCCGTGGTCGCCGCGTCGGACGATCCGCCGCAGGCCGGCGCGCTCGACAAGGTGGCGCTCGGCGACGCATGGCGCACTGTGCTGGCCGATCGCGCGCTGTCGCGCGCCGATTCCGACGTGCTGGTGATGGCGCCGGCGCGCGTCGTCGCGTATCTCGGCGGCGGCGATGCGCAGCGCGCGAAGCTGCGCGGTGCATACGACGCGGCGCTCGCGCGGCTGTCGACCGATGCGACGCTGTCGTCGATCGATCGCCTGATGGCATTGCACGGGCGCGTGCTGCTCGCGCGCGGCGAGGCGCGCAGCGGCGCGCCGCTCGATGCGCCGGCGCTCGTCGATACCGTGCGTCGGCAGATCGCCGCGTCGGTGCAGGGCGCGGCGAATCCGTACGAGCGGCAGGCGCTCGTCAGCGAGGGCGCGGATACGTTGACCGATGCCGGGCTGTTCGACGAGTCGGATGCGCTGCTGAAAACCGAACTGCCGCGCTCGTCGACGCCGTACTACTTCATGTCCGGGCTGGCCGCGAACGCGAAAGCGCGCGGCGACAAGGCGGCGGCGCTCGACTGGTACCGGAAGGCATACGACGCGGCGACGGGCCCCGCGACGAAGCTGCGCTGGGGCGCGACCTATTTCGCGAACGCGGTGCAGCTGGCGCCCGACGATTCGGCGCGGATCGAGGGGATTGCCGCGAGCGTGCTCGCGCAGGCGGGCAAGACGCGGGATGCGTTCTACGGCGCGAACCTGCGTGCGCTGACCAAGGTCGTCGCGCAGCTGAACCGCTGGCGCAGCGGCGGCGCGCACGATGCGTCGGTCAGGACCGTCGTCAGGCAGTTCGACGAGGTATGCGGGAAGCTGCCCGCGGGCGACCCGCAGGCAGCGGCATGCGCGAAGCTGATTCAGCCCGTGAAGGCGTGACGGCCGGCGTGGCCGTGTTCGGAATCAACGGCCCGATTCCGACGACGCGTCGCGCGCGCTGCCGTATCCGGCGCCGTTCTGCTGCGCGATCTTCGCTTCGGCCGACTTGATGCTGGCCGGATAGAACCAGTCGCTCGGCTGGAAACCGGCCTGCTTCAGTGCCTTCACTTCGGCACGGACCTGCGCGCGCGTCAGCGGCTGGTTCGACTGCGCATGGGCGACGACCGGGCCGGAGACGGCCAGGGCAAGGGCAACCGCTTGAATCAGGCGCTTCATGATCGGGACCTCCAGGTTTCCGGTGAATCGGCCGCTCTTCGTGTGACGAAGGCGACGGGCGACGTTGAAACCAGTGTAGGCCGGGCCGGCCGCGCGAAAAATGCGCGGGCGCCCAATGCAGTGTTTCGCTGCGGACAACAATGACGGTGGAGCGAGCGGGGCCGAATGGCGGGGCGGCGCGGGGGAAGGTCCGGCGGGCCGGGGCGCCGGCCGGAAAGGGGCCGGACGCCATCGCGGCGTCGATCCGGCACGGCTGCGTGCCGTTCGTGAAACGCGGGTAGAACGCGCCGGCCGCGACGAAGCGGCCGGCAGGCGCGGGCGGCGTGCAAAACGCCGCCCGGCGCAAGGACTTACACGAGCCCCGTCATGTAATAGACGGCGATCACGAAGAACACCGCGAGCGTCTTGATGACGGTCACCGCGAAGATGTCGCGATACGACTCACGGTGCGTGAGGCCCGTGACCGCAAGCAGCGTGATCACCGCGCCGTTGTGCGGCAGCGTGTCCATGCCGCCGCTCGCCATCGCGACGACACGGTGCAGCACGTCCATCGGGATGTTGGCCGCCTGCGCGCCCTTGATGAACACGTCCGACATCGCGGCGAGCGCGATGCTCATGCCGCCCGACGCCGAGCCGGTGATGCCCGCGAGCGAGCTGACCGACACCGCGGCGTTGACGAGCGGGTTCGGGATGCTCTTCAGCGCGTCGCCGACGACGAGAAAGCCCGGCAGTGCAGCGATCACGCCGCCGAAGCCGTATTCCGACGCGGTGTTCATCGCGGCGAGCAGCGCGCCGCCGACGGCCGCCTTCGAGCCGGCCGCGAAGCGTTCGCTGACGCGCTTGAACGCGGTCAGCACGACCAGCACGATGCCGAGCAGCAGCGCGGCCTCGACCGACCAGATCGCGACGACCGTCTTGATCGACGTCGTCACCGGCGTGTGCACGCCGGGCAGCACGTCAGGCGCGACCGTATAGGAGGCGGCGCCGTACCACTGCGGGATCAGCTTCGTGAACGCGAAGTTCGACACGCCGACCAGGATTAGCGGCAGGATCGCGAGCGCGGGATTCGGCAGCGACTGCGCCTCGACGCGTTCCGGCTCGTTGACGAGCGACGAGCCGTAGCCTTCGCCCTTCGCCATCGCGGCACGGCGACGCCATTCGAGATAGCTCAGGCCGACAACGATGATGAACAGCGAGCCGATCGTGCCGAGCACGGGCGCGGCCCATGCGGTGGTCTTGAAGAACGTGGTCGGGATGATGTTCTGGATCTGCGGCGTGCCGGGCAGCGAATCCATCGTGAACGAGAACGCGCCGAGTGCGATCGCGCCGGGCATCAGCCGCTTCGGAATGTTGCTCTGGCGATAGAGTTCGGCCGCGAATGGATAGACCGCGAACACGACGACGAACAGCGACACGCCGCCATAGGTGAGCAGCGCGCACACCGCGACGATCACCGCATTCGCGCGCGAGCGGCCGATGTAGCGGATCGCCGCATGGACGATCGACTCGGAGAAGCCGGACAGTTCGATCACCTTGCCGAACACCGCGCCGAGCATGAACACCGGGAAATACAGTTTGACGAAGCCGACCATCTTCTCCATGAAGATGCCGGAGAAGACCGGCGCGACGGCGGCCGGATCGGTCAGCAGCACCGCGCCGAGCGCGGCGATCGGCGCGAACAGGATCACGCTGTAGCCGCGATACGCGGCGAACATCAGGAACGCCAGCGCGGCGAGGACGATCACGAAAGACAAGGGAAGTCTCCTAATGGCTCTGGTTGTTGTTCGGTCGTGCGGCGCGCCGCGGACCGGCTCAGGTTCTGCAGGTTTCGTGCCATCGGCCGGATTGCGCCGCCGGACGCGGGTCCGCCGGAGGCCGGCGGGCCCGCGCCGGCCAATGTCTGAGGATTCTACATAAAACGTCTCCATCCGGAGACGATCCTGGTCACCCGGACGCTCGGCGAAACGGGCAGGGTGTTCCCGGACAAGGCGTTGCGGCGTGTCTCCGGAATGAGATAATTCGTCCCGTTCCGGAGACAATCGGCCAAGCATACGCGGAGACGACGACACGATGATGAACGACTGGGTGCGCCTGCCCGTCAACTACGGCGATGTGCTGCGACGCGCCGCCGAGTCGCTGTTCCGGACGTTCGAGGATTCGAGCGCGGGCACCGTGGTCGTCGATCGCGACGCGCGCGTCGTGTGGATGAACGAGCGCTATGCGGCGCGCTTCGGCTTCGCCGATCCGCAGCAGG includes these proteins:
- a CDS encoding phosphocholine-specific phospholipase C, which codes for MTSRRKFLQKTTAAGLSAAALSAFPPSIRRALAIPAFHETGTIQDVKHVVLLMMENRAFDSYFGTFKGVRGYGDRFAVPSPNGRDVFYQTYTKTTPATTSTPYHLDASQGNAQRAGGTPHTWADAQAAWDHGRMNRWPDAKTLLSMGYYDAAEVPFQRALADAFTLCDHYHCGMHTGTIANRLFYWSGTNGPNGISPTDGSRVKVAALNNQFNGGNDIGPSSQGWTWTTYADRLQQAGVSWKVYQSLIDNFGCNEMMSFRHWRAAIEQMPAARRPVYVASTDITQPVTAAGPFYDPAIDDPLSPLAKGFGNTMPYGFLESFSDDIRNGRLPAVSWIIPPSVYSEHPGPSSPAQGGWYVQAVLDALTANPEVWSKTVLLINYDENDGFFDHMPSPAAPSRNADGTLAGGHTLRDADVAVEYHDFAPATSSQPAADGRPYGPGPRVPMWVVSPWSRGGWVNSQVFDHTSTLRFLEQRFGVAEPQIGAYRRAVCGDLTSAFNFRSPNNEPLPTLAGRSTKQQVDALSAAQQAAPKITPPATPAAPTQAAGVRPSRALPYELHASARADAGKGTITLKFANTGRAAAVFHVYDKLHLDRLPRRYAVEPGKTLHDDWAAGADDSGKYDLWVLGPNGYHRRFTGDLTRLAGARAPNPEIRVGYAGASGNLHLRLSNHGAGTVRFTVKSNQVYGPLTARGANDDHGHDHGKGTAWTVTVRAGEQSELHWKLDSTGNWYDFVVTADSDASFSRRVAGRVETGRHSVSDPAMGLADRF
- a CDS encoding GNAT family N-acetyltransferase; the protein is MTDITIRHSDAHDVGAIRKISAQPAVCLNTLQHPFPSFEKWQQRLERIREQGVSLVAEIDGVVVGHLALHTESNPRRRHVAGLGMMVDASHHGRGIGSRLLAAAIDLAENWLNVTRVELTVFVDNRAAIALYEKHGFRIEGESPEYALRDGAYASVHHMARLRPRP
- a CDS encoding thioredoxin family protein, giving the protein MKTVLRTLTAACLFAASGAAFATTAPQDAVAASPSPQRAHLPPGIAWHQGDVDDAFALAKRSGKPLLLYWGAVWCPSCNQVKSTIFSQQAFKTRSSLFVPVYLDGDTESAQKLGERFKVHGYPTMILFRPDGAEVTRLPGEADLDRYMQALSLGMTAAHPVRQTLASALKDGASLTPDEWRLLADYSWDTDGALPVPADRVAQTLQTLSQRARAAGAKAEAARFALKAAVVAASDDPPQAGALDKVALGDAWRTVLADRALSRADSDVLVMAPARVVAYLGGGDAQRAKLRGAYDAALARLSTDATLSSIDRLMALHGRVLLARGEARSGAPLDAPALVDTVRRQIAASVQGAANPYERQALVSEGADTLTDAGLFDESDALLKTELPRSSTPYYFMSGLAANAKARGDKAAALDWYRKAYDAATGPATKLRWGATYFANAVQLAPDDSARIEGIAASVLAQAGKTRDAFYGANLRALTKVVAQLNRWRSGGAHDASVRTVVRQFDEVCGKLPAGDPQAAACAKLIQPVKA
- a CDS encoding DUF4148 domain-containing protein, yielding MKRLIQAVALALAVSGPVVAHAQSNQPLTRAQVRAEVKALKQAGFQPSDWFYPASIKSAEAKIAQQNGAGYGSARDASSESGR
- a CDS encoding GntP family permease is translated as MSFVIVLAALAFLMFAAYRGYSVILFAPIAALGAVLLTDPAAVAPVFSGIFMEKMVGFVKLYFPVFMLGAVFGKVIELSGFSESIVHAAIRYIGRSRANAVIVAVCALLTYGGVSLFVVVFAVYPFAAELYRQSNIPKRLMPGAIALGAFSFTMDSLPGTPQIQNIIPTTFFKTTAWAAPVLGTIGSLFIIVVGLSYLEWRRRAAMAKGEGYGSSLVNEPERVEAQSLPNPALAILPLILVGVSNFAFTKLIPQWYGAASYTVAPDVLPGVHTPVTTSIKTVVAIWSVEAALLLGIVLVVLTAFKRVSERFAAGSKAAVGGALLAAMNTASEYGFGGVIAALPGFLVVGDALKSIPNPLVNAAVSVSSLAGITGSASGGMSIALAAMSDVFIKGAQAANIPMDVLHRVVAMASGGMDTLPHNGAVITLLAVTGLTHRESYRDIFAVTVIKTLAVFFVIAVYYMTGLV